A DNA window from Synchiropus splendidus isolate RoL2022-P1 chromosome 2, RoL_Sspl_1.0, whole genome shotgun sequence contains the following coding sequences:
- the LOC128753376 gene encoding meiotic nuclear division protein 1 homolog isoform X5, translating into MSKKRGLSLEEKRSRMMEIFHETKDVFRLKDIEKIAPKAKGITPMSVKDVLQSLVDDNMVDTDQRGTSKYYWAFPSKDFNVRQRKQEELQKRISEEKQQKSSLEREIEKAKEGRQDTKERSSLLKELNSLREEQTQQKAELKRRSDCDPEVLEEKRKTCAVGQEAVTRWTDNIFATKSWTKKKFDFDDNNLNKAFGIPEDFDYMN; encoded by the exons ATG TCGAAGAAGAGAGGACTGAGTTTGGAGGAAAAGCGCTCTCGCATGATGGAGATTTTCCATGAGACG AAAGACGTGTTCCGGCTGAAAGACATTGAGAAGATCGCGCCCAAGGCCAAGGGAATAA cTCCCATGTCGGTGAAGGACGTTCTGCAGAGTCTGGTGGACGACAACATGGTGGACACCGACCAACGGGGGACTTCCAAGTACTACTGGGCCTTTCCCAGTAAGGACTTTAACGTACGCCAGCGCAaacaggaggagctgcagaaacgG ATTtctgaagaaaagcagcaaaagAGCTCACTAGAAAGAGAAATTGAAAAGGCCAAAGAGGGTCGACAAGACACG AAAGAGAGGAGCTCCCTGCTAAAGGAGCTGAACTCTCTTCGAGAAGAACAGACCCAGCAGAAGGCCGAGCTGAAGAGGCGCAGCGACTGTGACCCGGAGGTGTTAGAGGAGAAGC gaaaaaCCTGTGCTGTTGGTCAAGAAGCTGTCACTAGATGGACAG ACAACATTTTTGCAACGAAGTCCTGGACTAAGAAGAAGTTTGATTTCGATGACAACAACCTGAACAAAGCTTTCGGGATCCCGGAGGATTTCGACTACATGAATTGA
- the LOC128753376 gene encoding meiotic nuclear division protein 1 homolog isoform X6, translated as MSKKRGLSLEEKRSRMMEIFHETKDVFRLKDIEKIAPKAKGITPMSVKDVLQSLVDDNMVDTDQRGTSKYYWAFPSKDFNVRQRKQEELQKRISEEKQQKSSLEREIEKAKEGRQDTKERSSLLKELNSLREEQTQQKAELKRRSDCDPEVLEEKLPLAASQPPPS; from the exons ATG TCGAAGAAGAGAGGACTGAGTTTGGAGGAAAAGCGCTCTCGCATGATGGAGATTTTCCATGAGACG AAAGACGTGTTCCGGCTGAAAGACATTGAGAAGATCGCGCCCAAGGCCAAGGGAATAA cTCCCATGTCGGTGAAGGACGTTCTGCAGAGTCTGGTGGACGACAACATGGTGGACACCGACCAACGGGGGACTTCCAAGTACTACTGGGCCTTTCCCAGTAAGGACTTTAACGTACGCCAGCGCAaacaggaggagctgcagaaacgG ATTtctgaagaaaagcagcaaaagAGCTCACTAGAAAGAGAAATTGAAAAGGCCAAAGAGGGTCGACAAGACACG AAAGAGAGGAGCTCCCTGCTAAAGGAGCTGAACTCTCTTCGAGAAGAACAGACCCAGCAGAAGGCCGAGCTGAAGAGGCGCAGCGACTGTGACCCGGAGGTGTTAGAGGAGAAGC TTCCCCTcgcagcaagtcagcctcctccatcttaa